A single Pseudomonas putida DNA region contains:
- a CDS encoding NAD(P)-dependent oxidoreductase encodes MSTALPSLGFAGIGLMGLPMCRRLLAAGYPLTVWNRSPEKCAVLVAAGARLAASPAELCRDSDMLLLCLADTAVVREVVFGEQGIAEGGRSGQLLVDFSSLEPTATREMAAELAALCGMAWLDAPVSGGTPGAEAGTLAIMVGGEASDLQRARPVLQVLGQRVTHMGGVGAGQVTKACNQMIVACNALVIAEVVALAEQSGVDATLIAEALAGGFADSKPLQILAPQMAESRFEPIKWHVRTLLKDLDGAVKLSREQGAATPLSGLAAQLMRLHGSQGYLQKDPATLVELYRNKG; translated from the coding sequence ATGAGTACTGCACTGCCTTCGCTGGGATTTGCCGGGATTGGTTTGATGGGGCTGCCGATGTGTCGGCGCCTGCTGGCCGCGGGTTATCCGCTGACGGTCTGGAACCGCAGCCCGGAAAAATGCGCCGTGTTGGTGGCTGCAGGTGCGCGGTTGGCTGCCAGCCCCGCAGAGTTGTGCCGTGACAGCGACATGCTGCTGCTGTGCCTGGCCGACACAGCGGTAGTGCGCGAGGTGGTGTTTGGCGAGCAAGGTATCGCCGAGGGCGGACGCAGCGGGCAGCTGCTGGTGGACTTCTCCAGCCTCGAGCCGACCGCTACCCGGGAAATGGCCGCCGAGCTGGCCGCCCTGTGCGGCATGGCCTGGCTGGATGCCCCGGTATCCGGCGGCACACCTGGGGCCGAGGCGGGCACCTTGGCGATCATGGTGGGTGGTGAGGCCAGTGACCTGCAGCGTGCGCGCCCGGTTCTGCAGGTACTCGGCCAGCGGGTGACGCACATGGGGGGCGTGGGGGCAGGGCAGGTGACCAAGGCCTGCAATCAGATGATCGTGGCCTGCAATGCCCTGGTGATTGCCGAGGTGGTGGCACTGGCCGAGCAGTCAGGCGTTGATGCCACTTTGATTGCTGAAGCCCTTGCCGGTGGCTTCGCCGATTCGAAGCCGCTGCAGATCCTGGCGCCGCAGATGGCCGAAAGCCGTTTCGAACCGATCAAGTGGCATGTGCGCACGTTGCTCAAGGACCTCGACGGTGCCGTCAAGCTCTCCCGCGAGCAGGGTGCGGCAACTCCCCTCAGTGGCCTCGCCGCGCAATTGATGCGCCTGCACGGTAGCCAGGGCTACCTGCAAAAAGATCCGGCGACCCTGGTAGAGCTGTATCGCAACAAGGGCTGA
- a CDS encoding putative bifunctional diguanylate cyclase/phosphodiesterase → MEWLGLQLFTELPVSGRIVIDCRHEPLLILIAFAVASAACFATLDMAERQSHSEHPAAQRQWRMLGACCLAGGIWAMHFISMLAFRAPVEMHYDVSLTGLSLLIALLVAWMAMTSLDRIEMRLRHYLQSALLIGLGIVIMHFVGMAALQTGAQQYYQTGLLLSSAAIALLTSLAALLLARYFRNGSGTLHQTMKYGASLLMAGGIVATHFTAMAAMTLVIPASTALSLPSADNSLQLGLTVAFITLLISGSSISAALADKKLQSKEDDLRRYGVLLSQLDQARASLQQAAHYDALTNLVNRRGFNQLFAERLAELDASENRLALMFLDIDHFKRINDSLGHDAGDELLKVIANHIKAATRSHDLVARFGGDEFCVVTSLNSRDEARHLAQRIMQRMKDPIDLGGRRMVMTTSIGISIFPEDGQTAEELLKHADLALYQSKGSGRNSLNFFNSNLKNRASLALQLEEELRIALLEERGLCVHYQPIFDLRTGQVAKLEALVRWQHPLHGLMGPDRFIGIAEANGLIVDLDLWVLRHACQDLARLHQHGFASLKVTVNCSAVTLGHESLPNEVEVTLFQTGLAPRHLELEVTENALMGDIQQTVNLLKRIRGHGVGLSIDDFGTGYSSLAYLKRLPLDVLKIDRSFLQDVPASQKDREIIQAIIAMAHTLHLEVVCEGIETVEQHQFLASNGCDYLQGYLLSRPVPMSELRPLLDQLDRQDTVFSPCCDTALPGSPDLFAGSPGYRAGASIARRGH, encoded by the coding sequence ATGGAATGGCTGGGTTTGCAACTGTTCACTGAACTGCCAGTAAGCGGGCGCATCGTCATCGACTGCCGCCATGAGCCGCTGCTGATCCTGATCGCCTTCGCGGTGGCCAGCGCAGCCTGCTTCGCCACCCTCGACATGGCCGAGCGCCAATCCCACAGCGAACACCCCGCCGCACAGCGGCAGTGGCGCATGCTCGGTGCCTGCTGCCTGGCAGGCGGCATTTGGGCCATGCATTTCATCAGCATGCTGGCATTCCGGGCTCCGGTGGAAATGCACTACGACGTGTCGCTCACAGGCTTGTCGTTGCTGATCGCTCTGCTGGTGGCCTGGATGGCGATGACCAGTCTCGACCGCATCGAAATGCGCTTGCGTCACTATTTGCAAAGCGCCCTGCTCATCGGCCTGGGCATCGTCATCATGCATTTCGTCGGCATGGCCGCACTGCAGACCGGCGCCCAACAGTATTACCAGACCGGCCTGCTGCTGAGCAGCGCTGCCATCGCACTGCTGACCAGCCTGGCCGCCTTGCTGCTGGCCCGTTACTTCCGCAATGGCAGCGGCACCCTCCACCAGACCATGAAGTATGGCGCCAGCCTGCTGATGGCCGGCGGCATCGTCGCCACGCACTTTACCGCCATGGCCGCCATGACCCTGGTGATCCCGGCCTCTACCGCCCTGAGCCTGCCATCCGCAGACAACAGCCTGCAGCTGGGGCTGACCGTGGCCTTCATCACTTTGCTGATCAGCGGCAGCAGCATCAGCGCCGCCCTGGCCGACAAGAAGCTGCAAAGCAAGGAAGACGACCTGCGCCGTTACGGTGTGCTGCTCAGCCAACTGGACCAGGCCCGTGCATCCCTGCAGCAGGCAGCTCATTACGATGCCCTGACCAATCTGGTCAACCGGCGTGGTTTCAACCAGCTCTTCGCCGAACGCCTGGCAGAACTGGATGCCAGCGAAAACCGTCTGGCGCTGATGTTCCTCGACATCGACCACTTCAAGCGTATCAACGACAGCCTCGGCCATGACGCCGGCGACGAATTGCTCAAAGTGATCGCCAACCATATCAAGGCCGCCACCCGCAGCCACGACCTGGTCGCCCGCTTCGGCGGCGACGAGTTCTGCGTGGTTACCAGCCTCAACAGCCGCGACGAGGCACGCCACCTGGCCCAGCGCATCATGCAACGGATGAAAGATCCGATCGACCTGGGTGGCCGGCGCATGGTCATGACCACCAGCATTGGCATCAGTATCTTCCCCGAAGACGGCCAGACGGCCGAAGAACTGCTCAAGCATGCCGACCTGGCCCTCTACCAATCCAAGGGCAGCGGGCGCAACAGCCTGAATTTTTTCAACAGCAATCTTAAAAATCGCGCCAGCCTGGCCTTGCAACTGGAAGAAGAGCTGCGCATTGCCCTGCTCGAAGAACGAGGCTTGTGCGTGCATTACCAACCCATCTTCGACTTGCGCACCGGCCAGGTGGCCAAGCTCGAAGCGCTGGTGCGCTGGCAGCACCCACTGCACGGGTTGATGGGGCCAGACAGGTTCATCGGCATTGCCGAGGCCAACGGCCTGATTGTCGACCTCGACTTGTGGGTGTTGCGCCACGCCTGCCAGGACCTGGCCCGGCTTCACCAGCATGGTTTTGCCAGCCTCAAGGTCACGGTCAATTGCTCGGCAGTGACCCTGGGCCACGAAAGCTTGCCCAATGAAGTAGAGGTGACCTTGTTCCAGACAGGCCTTGCACCTCGCCATCTGGAGCTCGAAGTCACTGAAAATGCCCTGATGGGTGATATCCAGCAGACGGTCAACCTGCTCAAGCGCATCCGTGGCCACGGCGTCGGCCTGTCGATCGACGATTTCGGTACCGGCTACTCGTCGCTGGCCTACCTCAAGCGCCTGCCCTTGGACGTGCTGAAGATCGACCGCTCATTCCTGCAGGATGTGCCCGCCAGCCAGAAGGATCGCGAGATCATCCAGGCCATCATCGCCATGGCCCACACCCTGCACCTGGAGGTGGTCTGCGAAGGCATCGAAACCGTCGAGCAACACCAGTTCCTGGCCAGCAACGGCTGCGATTACCTGCAGGGCTACCTGCTCAGTCGCCCGGTGCCAATGAGCGAGCTGCGCCCGCTGCTTGACCAGCTCGATCGCCAGGACACTGTCTTCAGCCCTTGTTGCGATACAGCTCTACCAGGGTCGCCGGATCTTTTTGCAGGTAGCCCTGGCTACCGTGCAGGCGCATCAATTGCGCGGCGAGGCCACTGA